The DNA segment GGTCACCACAATGGCATTGTCCACAATAATCCCCATTACCAGGATCATGGCGGCAATGGAGATCCGCTGCAGGTTAATACCCCAGACCATCATGACAATCAGCGTGCCCATGATGGAAAAGACCAGGTTGCCGGCAATGATCATGCCGCTTCGAAGCCCCATGGCCACAAGCAGTACCAGAATCACCACGCCCACCGAGGCGAGCAGGTTGGTCATGAACTTTTTGATGGAATCCTTGACAAACTTGGACTCATAGTAGACCCCGTCAATGGAAAGACCGGCGGGCAGATCCTGCATTAGTTGATCGATGCGCCTTCCGACCGCCTCGCCCATCTCCACCACATTGGCGCCGGCTGCCGCGGAAATGGTGATGCCTATGGCCGGGACGCCATTAAACCGCATGATCGGCTCGGGCGGCTGGACATAGCCCCGGCTGATTGCCGCCAGGTCTTTTAACCGGAACTGCTCTTCACCGTAACCCTGGATGACCAGTTCGCCGATATCTTTTTCCGAAGCGAAGGTGTCAGATGCGGAGTCGATCCGGATGCGGTAGTCGCCGGAAATGATCTCGCCCTGGCTGATGATCTCATTTTGGCTCTTTAAAAGCTCGACAATCCGGCCGGGCGGGATACTCATTTCAGCGCTTTTGGCGCGGTCAATGTTCACTGTGATGCACTCGGTTTGGATGCCATAGAGCTGAATCCGCTTGACGTCTTCGACAAGGGAAACCTCGCGTTTTATATAGTCCGCATATTTCTCAAGCTGGGCGTTGGAAAACCCGTCGCCGGTCAGTGCCAGAAAAATACCGTAGACGTCGCTGTAGTCGTCATGCACCACAGACGGGCCGGCACCGGCGGGAAGCTCTGGCTGGGCGAGCTGCACTTTTCTGCGCAGAATATCCCATAGTTGCTGGATGACACCGGATTTATTGTATTCGTAAAGATCCACGTAGACCATGGAGACGCCGGCCCGGGAGGTCGAGCGGATGGTCTTTACCTCATCTGCGGCCTGCACATACTCTTCGATGACCCGGGTGACCTGCTGATCGACTTCACCGGGGGAGGCGCCGGGATAAGGCGTTATGACCAGGGCGGTTTTGATGGTAAATACCGGATCCGCGAGTTTTCCCATGTTAAAGTAGGCAAACAGGCCGCCTGCAAAAATCAGAAACAGGGCGAACAGGGTGACCGTTCGATTGCGGAGGGCATAGTCGGGCAGGTTCATTTAAGCTTTACTTTCCCCTTATAACTCATTGCCGATATTGGTTTCACTGGGCGGTTCCATCACGCGGACCTTTTGATCCGCGGTCAACGTATGGGCACCGGCGCCGGCAATCAGCCGGCCGGCGGTCAGGTGCCCGGATATTTCGATAAAGCCGTTTTGGCGGGCCGACCCCACGGTCACCGGCTGTCGTTTCAGTGTTCCGGCTTCCGGGTCGACGATCCAGACAAAGGACTGCCGGTCACTGCCGTTTACTATGGCGGACATGGGCACTCTGAATTTCGGTTTTCCATTTTTTTCTTTGATGGTGATGGCGACCTCCGCTGCCATGCCCGGGCGGATCGGCATGGGCTCATCGCTGTCAATTACCAGGGTCAGGGGATAGGTGCGGTTTGACGGATTCGGCTGTTTGCCGATTTCCTTGAATTCTGCCGGGTAGACGTTATCCGGCAGGGCGGTAAACCGGCAGGCATAGGACTCGAACCGTTCGACCGCCGGAAGGAGGTCTTCGGGTACGGCGATTTTAATTTCCATGGCGGACAGATCAAGCATGGAGACAATTGGCTGGCCGGCTTGCACCATTTCATTGTTCTCCGCGTATTGGTGATGAATATAGCCGGAAAACGGGGCGTACAGCGTGGTGTCTTGAAGCGCGTTTTTCGCATCTTCAAGGCCTTTGCTGTCCGCATTGACCTGGGCTTCGGCGCTTTCAAATGCGGCTTTCACCCGGTCGAAGTCCGCCCTGGCCGCGGCATTGTCGGCAACCAGCTGCCGGTACCGGTCATACTGGAGCCTGGCTTCGGCATAATTGGCTCTTGAGGCTGCAAGCCGGGCTTCCATGCTATCGATGCGGATTTCAAAATCACGGGGATCAATGCGGGCAATGACATCTCCCTTCTGGATGCGGCGTCCGGTTTCTGCATTCAGGGCGATTAATGGGCCGCCCACCCGAAAGGAGACTTTGGTGTGCTGAAGTGCCTGGGCCGTGCCTGGAAATTTCCGGAGCCGGCGGTTTTCATTCTGTTTGAGTTCATAGACCTTGACCGGCCGCACCTGCTCGACAATCGCCTTATCGGCATCCGCCTCCTGCGTATCTGCTTGGCAGGCGATGAACACCATCGGAAGCATCAGCAAAAGCACCGCTGCCAAAAGCCGCTGTCCGCCGGGGTGATATTTCATGGCGTGTCTTCCTTTCCTATGCATTTTTGCCATTGGGGTCTCAGCCCTGTCATTTTTCCATGCCCCAATATACCTGAGGGTTTAAATTGCTCAATAGTAAAATTTGCCGGGTAATGTCATTTGCTTAAGATTAAAGATTCATCGCAGATTCAAAAAAACGGCCCGGATCTTCTTCTAAGTAACTTGACGGGTTTTAGGTATTAGGTATTAGGTATTAGGTATTAGGTATTAGGCGAATGAAATCAAGAACTTATGGTCGGCACGGTGGCCGACCCTACGATTAATCGGGTTTTCCCCATTCGTAGGGCGGGCCACCGTGCCCGCCTGAAAAATAGATAGAACAAATTTACCGTGCCTCAGTGCCTTTAAAGTTATTTTTAGCTCGGTCCCGGGCGCACGGCCCGGGAGGAATGCTTCTAAGACCCTGCCGCAATTATTACAATAGGGGCGGTTAATATTTTTTGCGAAAGGACCTTTGATGTTCGATGGGGATAAAGGTGAGACATGTTGAGAGGTAAGTCCATATGATTATTATTTGTATAAAAAAAGATTACTTATTGTTTTTATATAATGTAACGGTTTAACTACATGATGCAGGGAAGGAGGGATAAATAATGACAGAAGG comes from the Desulfobacterales bacterium genome and includes:
- a CDS encoding efflux RND transporter periplasmic adaptor subunit gives rise to the protein MKYHPGGQRLLAAVLLLMLPMVFIACQADTQEADADKAIVEQVRPVKVYELKQNENRRLRKFPGTAQALQHTKVSFRVGGPLIALNAETGRRIQKGDVIARIDPRDFEIRIDSMEARLAASRANYAEARLQYDRYRQLVADNAAARADFDRVKAAFESAEAQVNADSKGLEDAKNALQDTTLYAPFSGYIHHQYAENNEMVQAGQPIVSMLDLSAMEIKIAVPEDLLPAVERFESYACRFTALPDNVYPAEFKEIGKQPNPSNRTYPLTLVIDSDEPMPIRPGMAAEVAITIKEKNGKPKFRVPMSAIVNGSDRQSFVWIVDPEAGTLKRQPVTVGSARQNGFIEISGHLTAGRLIAGAGAHTLTADQKVRVMEPPSETNIGNEL